Part of the Capsicum annuum cultivar UCD-10X-F1 chromosome 12, UCD10Xv1.1, whole genome shotgun sequence genome is shown below.
ATTcaggggaatggcgagattgacgaggatgtctctaaGCATATTGGAGCAGATTGGATGAattggaggctcgcctcgggagtgttgtgtgataagaaggtgtcccttaagcttaaaggcaaattctacagagtggcagtccatccGGTCATGCTGTACGGAGCGGAGTGTTGCcaattaagaactcccacattcaaagattgaaggtggcggagatgagaatgctgcgttggatgtgtggacttactagagggggatagagttaggaatgagactatccgagagaaggtgggagtggctttggtggaggaaaaaatgcgAGAGggaagattgagatggtttgggtatgtgatgaggaggggcacggatgtcCTAGTTCGGAGGTGCAAGAGACTTGCTGCGGATcgcttcaggaggagtagaggtaggccgaagaaatactggagggaggtgattagacatgacatggagcagtttcagcttactgaggacatgaccctagacaggaaggtgtggaggtcacagattagggtagaaggctagtgtgagtgtgtgggctGTAGCAAGGTGGTAGGAGAAGAGcgcttgtgtagccgggttagtaattcTAGGTCTGTGTCCTTGAGTAGGAGCCTAGTCAGGAGGGTTTGGGTGTAGTGGGTGTCTTTGGTCTGGGAGTGTaggttactactaggtgggtgtcctctTTCTTATGTCTTATTGCGAATTGTTAGTATTTCGCTTATTTTCGTATTTCTctgatatttattttgtattttatgtttattatttcttatttcgtatTTCGGTTATGCCATCCATCCggtttcatgtttcattacggCTGTTAGAATACAAGTAGGATTATAATCCTACTTGTATTCTAACAACGGCCTTGgtgtactattctctatcttgagccgggggtctatcggaaacatcctctctacttctgcggaggtagtggtatggactgcgtacatcttaccctccccagacctcactttgtgggaatacactgggactgttgttgttgttgtgatttcAATCCAACATCAGGTTAGTGGGACAACCTTTGTATTGTTTGTTAACATAATTTCTTCAATGTGCTTCTTTTGTTCGGAAAATTTTTCAATTTGAAGAAGATAGTTGTAGAGTATTTGGAGCAGTGATCATCAGAATTGCAGAAGCATATCTGGAGTGTGTCttcttttatttacaaaaatgagATTTAGAGCAAACTTAAAAAGTTTTTGTGGACAGTGATAAAGACTGGTTAGGAAGTCAGTGAACTGCATTACTATAATTATTATTGCAACTAATTGTCCAtatgtaaatttttgaaaagtaatGGTTCCTTTTCTGATAGCATAACTGTGGTTCCATGACTCAAATTATCATTAACGGAATTTGCTGTATCATAATCAGGGTTGATTGAGATATTTTAGGTTTTTCAAGCAATTAAAATATGCTTTACTGAGAAACTACGCTTTCATCttattaaattatcatttttaatttgtcGAGTTTGTTAATCTTTATTAACATATGGTTCTGCTCTTTTTGTTGCTTTCCTTTGACACAGATAAGAACTTTAGGCATGTTAAGGTCAAGATTTCAGTCTCTGCCTGGTGCATTCAACACTTACTTGGTGCCTAATGAAAAAgctgagaaaaaaaaattttcaCTCTCCAAGAGTTTTACAGAGGTTTATTTTGCCCTCACCTTTTCCGTCGTGtatatgttttttattctttacGCAATGAAGATAAAAAGATTGCCAAAGacttgaaaaagtgaaaatcttataaAACATATTCGTTTTGGTGGATGTCTAGGTTTCACCCAGCAAGAGAAGCGAAGCTGCAAAGTTCGCTCAGTTATGGAATGAATTTATATGTAGTTTTCGCGAAGAGGATCTTCTAAGTGACAGGAAAAGTCCCTTGACTCATCTTTTTTGCTTTCTAATTGGTTCATCGTGCATTGAGAATTGAACTGTGTGCACATTATTTCAGGGAGATGGACCTATTACTTGTTCCTTATTCCTCGGATCCTAGTCTGAAAGTTATTCAATGGCCACCCTTTTTGCTTGCTAGCAAGGTAAAGACTGTCAGCTGATGCACTTCTGTTTTAATTTCTTCTACATTGCTCGATTTTCTTCCTTTTGCAGATTCCAATTGCATTGGACATGGCTTTACAATTTCGTTCCAAAGATGCTGACCTTTGGAAGCGCATTTGTGCTGATGAATACATGAAGTGTGCCGTCATTGAATGTTATGAATCTTTTAAACTTGTTCTTAATGCCCTGGTTGTCGGAGAAACTGAGAAAAGGTTGCTTTTTCAGCTGATTCATAGATCTATGAATCATTTTAGTAGCTTCATCATCATTCAATGTCATGAACACATGCATCTGAATTCAAATATATTCTTGAATATCCATCAGGATTATCTGGAACTTGTTTCTTTTCCTGTCTGCTACCTCTTTTTTTGTTCATTTAGACAGACATCAATATCTCTAGCCTGTAGTATGCCGTAATGGTTGTTTTTTCAGATACAGTGATATTGTTTGTTGAATTACCTTAGATTTAGATCACTGGTGCTTTTGTTTTATAAGAATGGTCTTTGCTATTACATTTTTCGCTTCATTTAAGTGCTTGAATTGGTGATTTATAGATCACTTTTGCTTTTGTTTCATAACAATGGTCTTTGTTATTACATTTTTCGCTTCATTTAAGTCCTTGAATTGGGTTATCAGAGTTCTAATTCTTGTcagtttttgaattttctttttatcGAAAAAAACTGTCTGATTTAACCTGTGTTCTCtgtcttttgaaaaataagaagcaTTCTATATAATCTTCACTTCTTCCCTACCTGTTTCTCAATTTAATTTTTGCTGTTAAACCATTGTTTTGTTACTCTGTGAAGAAGCTCATATCAGCGACCTTCTATGAAGTTCAACATTACCTACGTGTAGTTTGCGACCTTCATGCATCATTTCAGCTATTTAATTTAGTCCTTCCAATTTCTGCATCAAATGACATTTTGTACTTCTTCAACATGCATATCTTCTTAATCCTGTCTAATTTGCGTGTCAGGATGATAGGGATCATCCTAAAAGAAGTTGAAAACAGCATTTCAAAGAACACATTCCTTGCAAATTTCAGAACAGGACCTTTGCAAAACCTTTGCAAGAAATTTGTAGACATGCTTGAGATACTGGTAAGTGATGAGATGGCTGGTGTCTGTAGCAGTTGAACTTCATATATCAGATATTTCACTTTCTTTCTTGTTGCAGAGAGATGGTGATCCATCTAAAAGGAACACCATTGTCATAGCACTGCAGGATATGTTAGAAATAGTGACCCGGGACATGATGGTGAATGAAAATGGGTTAGTGAATTCTGCGCCATTATTGGATGAGCTTTTTAGATGATAACTGCATAGTGTTGATGTTATTGAGCATAttcaatttgatattttttagctGTTGTATAATTGTTTCAGGGAACTTGTAGAACTTGGTCATAATGGAAGGGATTCAGGGAAACAGCTCTTTGCTAATACCGACTCAAGAACAGCTATTGCATTCCCTCCTCCAATAACAGCACAGTGGGAAGAACAGGTCTTTGATATGTGTATGATcatatgatttttcttcaattaatgGATAAACAGAAACAAATGTCATCTTGATTTATTTCTCAGATTCGGCGTCTTTATCTTCTTTTAACTGTGAAAGAATCAGCAGTTGAAGTTCCAACCAACCTCGAAGCACGGAGAAGGATTTCCTTTTTCACAAATTCATTGTTCATGGAAATGCCACGTGCACCTCGAGTGCGCAAAATGCTTTCATTCAGGTGCTGCTGAGGCATACATCCTCAATTTTCCAGATAAATTATCTGATGAGTTTGAGCTTCCTTTGAAAATTTGACTTTCCTATGGCATGCCATTAATATATTTGGAGTGAATGTAAAATTTCTAGCCAGTCAACAATCAATTATATGAAGTTAATAAGTTACATTGCATTATTATAGTCATGAGAACACACTATTAATCTGTAAATAGCGGCAGAAATATCAATGCTTTTGTTTATTATTAATATTCAAACTATCTCATTTGTCACATGGATCAATTGTGTACTATCATCCAAAATTCAGTTgtgcaattatatttttttcatatgcagTGTCATGACCCCATACTACAGTGAGGAAACTGTCTACTCAAAAGGCGATCTTGAGATGGAAAATGAAGACGGTGTATCAATCATTTACTATCTCCAAAAGATTTATCCAGGTTTCATTCTATTATCAACTACTTGAAAATGAAATTCCTTTCAGTATGATGTGTTCCCCTCCCTATTTTATTGGCGTCTTTCTTGTCTGTTTGACACCACTTTGTTTCCTtctagatgaatggaataacttCATGGAACGTATTGGATGTAAAAAGGAACAGGAGGTCTCGGAAAATGAAGAAAACATCTTGCAGCTACGTCATTGGGCCTCATTAAGGGGACAGACTCTCTGCAGAACAGGCACCTTCAAATACTTTTTCTCATCATATTCTTTTGGACTTAACAGTTTCCTATCGATTATTTACTGTAACTGTTTATTCTTTTCAGTAAGAGGAATGATGTACTACAGGAGGGCTTTAAAGCTTCAAGCATTTCTTGATATGGCTTCAGAAGGAGGTAAACCATGATATTTCTTAATGTCATTTTCCTGTAAAGAGGTTTTATCTTTGGGCTATAAGAACCTTGACAATTCTTGTAACGAAAGCAATACTGAGCCACATCTGCTGAATTTTCTTTAGGATGAAATAATTGCTATCTGCTCTAAGTCTTACTTTTCGTATGATATGTGGTCGGCATAATTTGCAGCTGAAGTTTATTCAGACATGCTATGGTCCACATTCCACAAGTAGCCATTTGAACCAGCAATAGGACCCATATAAGTTACATGTACATGTGTTTGCCTTCTGATCATGAACATGTGTGGTCTGAGAGCTGAGTTCTGTACCAGTTTTGCATGTCCAGTATCACTTAATTGTTATACCAGAACTTTTTGTGGTGGTTGGTTCTGTTGCATGGTAATGGCAGCTATCAATGAATTAATGGAAAAAAAACTACTTTTTATACTAAAACTCTCATtctgttattttttaagattataGCGAGTTGTATTATGCAACATGAAGAGAACACACATTACTAAATaaccaacaattttttttttctgcttTATCTGTTTTTACCAATAGTTCACCTAAGGTGCTTGAAATAGGGTACCAAGTGTTAAATATCCTTCCTGTTAAGGCACTACATTTTGACTATTTATACGCAGCGATTCTCGAAGGATACAAAGCTGTTACAGTGCCATCCGAGGAAGATAAGAAAAgccaaagatcattgtatgctcaATTAGAAGCTGTGGCTGATATGAAGTTCACCTATGTCGCCACCTGCCAGAATTATGGAATTCAAAAGCGAAATGGAGATCGGCATGCAACTGATATTCTGAATTTGATGGTCAAGTAAGTTTCTGTTTCTTCTGGAAAAACAAAAAGTTGTATTCTCATCCTATACTCGAATGTTATTTAGAATACTGTTGAAaatctctttctccttctcctgtGCAGCAACCCCTCTCTCCGTGTAGCATACATTGATGAAGTAGAAGAACGAGAAAGTGGAAAAACTCAGAAGGTTTATTATTCAGTGTTGGTGAAAGCAGTTGATAATCTTGATCAGGTTATCACAGTTCTTTTATACTAAATATTTACTGTAATTGATTCTTCGCGCTACAAGTTCTGATTCTTCTGCAATCTCTGTTTTAAGGAAATATACCGTATAAAGTTGCCTGGTGCAGCAAAGATAGGAGAAGGAAAGCCTGAAAATCAGAATCATGCCATTATCTTCTCTCGTGGGGAAGCTCTTCAAACCATTGACATGAATCAGGTGAAGAGAGACTGagttgaaataaataaagataagtAATCAGAAAATATAACTTAATGCTTTCTCTTGCAGGACAATTACTTGGAAGAAGCTTTAAAAATGCGTAACCTTCTTGAGGAATTTAATGAAGATCACGGAGTGCGTCCACCTACAATATTAGGTGTTCGTGAGCATATCTTCACTGGAAGGTAGCATGATAATTTCTTTTACAGCCTGCTTAGTTTCATTAAATCCAGGTTTTTTTGACATATCTGATAAGGTCTCACATCTTCCAAATTACAGTGTTTCTTCTTTAGCATGGTTTATGTCCAATCAAGAGACAAGTTTTGTCACCATTGGTCAGAGAGTTCTTGCAAGGCCTTTAAGGTGTGTTCTTCTGTTCCTTAACACATAAAACAACTGAACAGACAGTCCTGTATTTCCATATCAATGCATCATCTTTTGGCAAAACATTTGCAGCGCTattcaacttttttctttttcgtacATTATTCATCTATGCATGGTTGAAAAAAAAGgagggggggtgggggggtgAGGGCTGAGGAGTAGATGGAAAAATGGAGGGGTCCAAATCTGTTTTACTTCCCTCTTAGTTATAACTACCAACTAGAAGTAAGCACCAATATCCAAGTAAAAGGGCAAAGTAAACCAGTTTTCTCATAATTTCCTCCAGCCTCTAACCTTCTAAGAACTAAACATGGTgtaactttttttctttatccAAAATGGAAAAGGAGAGTAGAAAAAGTAGTATTCTGGATTGTTAATGTGAAGTTTAGAAACACCATTTTTTGGACAGACATACATTTTCTTCTATTAAGAAACTAAATCAGGAGCAGTGGGACTTTCTTTCGGTGGTTTGCTTGCAGTTAGAGTTCACCTGGTATATCTAAATGATTTACATTTATGATGTTCCTACGTTGTTtggtcttgagccgggggtctatcggaaacaacctctctatctcacctctaaggtagtggtatggattgcgtacattctaccttccccagaccccagtATGCGGGAATATACATACTGGGTATGCTGTTGTATTTACATTTATGATGTGTTCTGATTTCTGTCGAGACCATGAAATTTGTTTTCTATTATACTTTGATGATTTTAGGGTCCGCTTCCATTATGGACATCCAGACGTATTTGATAGAATTTTCCATATCACACGTGGTGGAATTAGCAAAGCTTCAAGGGGTATCAATCTCAGCGAGGACATATTTGCAGGTAACTTTTAGAAATATGTCTATTGATGCATAGACAGATCACCTTATTGTTCATAATGTTTGGCTCTGTAGGTTTCAATTCAACATTGCGACGTGGAAATATTACTCACCATGAGTACATTCAAGTTGGAAAGGGGCGAGATGTTGGTCTTAACCAAATCTCTCTCTTTGAGGCAAAAGTGGCTTGTGGTAATGGTGAGCAGACTCTTAGCCGAGATCTGTACAGATTAGGACATCGCTTTGATTTTTTCCGTATGCTGTCCTGCTATTTCACAACTACTGGATTTTATATCAGCTCAATGGTAAGTCCTATTTAACATTTCATGACATCAAAATATACAGTTTTAACTCATCTATTATGGACTTCATTACTTCAAAATTACAATGTATCtcaattatttcaattttaaagcatGTTCGTCAATCACTTTGCTTCTGTAAGATGATGTAAAGGAAGATATACCTATGATATCATTTTGTTTATTCCTGGCAGCTGGTAGTCCTCACAGTTTATGCATTTTTATATGGTAAAATCTACCTTGCATTGAGTGGAATGGAACAGTCCGTTGTCAAAGTCGCAAGAGCCAAGGGTGATGATGCTCTCAAAGCTGCAATGGCGTCACAATCTGTCGTTCAACTTGGTTTATTGATGGCCCTGCCCATGGTTATGGAGATTGGGCTCGAAAGAGGCTTCAGGACTGCTGCAAGTGACCTCATCATTATGAACCTGCAGTTGGCTGCTGTGTTCTTTACCTTCTCTCTTGGAACAAAACTCCACTACTTTGGCCGCACAATTTTACATGGTGGCGCAAAATACAGAGCAACTGGGCGTGGTTTTGTTGTGAAACATGAAAAGTTTGGTGAGAACTACAGGATGTACTCGAGGAGCCATTTCACCAAAGCACTGGAAATTATGGTTTTGCTCATAGCTTATCAAATTTTCGGAGTGGCGGTTAATGGTTCTATGGCTTTCTTGCTTCTCAGTGGCTCAATGTGGTTCCTTGTGGTTTCATGGCTGTTTGCTCCCTTCCTCTTTAATCCTTCAGGCTTTGAATGGCAAAAGATAGTTGATGATTGGGAAGACTGGGCCAAGTGGATAAGCAACCATGGAGGCATTGGTGTTCCGGCAACCAAGAGTTGGGAGTCTTGGTGGAAGGAAGAGCAAGAGCATCTGCAGAACTCTGGTCTAATTGGCCGTTTCTGTGAATTTCTTCTTTCACTCCGCTTCTTATTTTTGCAGTATGGAATTGTTTATCAGCTAAATGTGTCCCGTGCTGATAAAAGTATCATTGTTAGTACATCTTGAGTTTTCAGCTTTAATACAATACATGGAAGGTGTAATTGTCATCTCATTTATATGCTAATCCTCGTTTTAATATGATCACAGGTTTATGGTTTGTCCTGGTTGGTCATTGTGTTCGTCATGGTCGTCTTGAAGGTCAGTATTGGAACCTCTTTTGCATCATGAAACCATTCTTTagaaaaagattaatttaaaCTCTCCTCACAGAAGGTTGTCTTTTTCCATACATAGTGTTCTGAAACACTGTCTATCTGCAGATAGTATCCTTGGGCAGGAAGAGGTTCAGTGCTGATTTCCAGCTGATGTTCAGGCTTCTAAAGTTGTTCCTTTTCATTGGCTTCGTAGTGACACTTGTCATCCTGTTCAGATTCCTAAATCTTACTGTTGGAGATATTTTTGCCAGTTTATTGGCCTTCTTGCCAACTGGATGGGCTCTTCTTTCGGTAACTATTTCATATCTTCAATTTTATCCATAGAAAGGTTTCTAGTCTATGCATTTTGCTTCTAATAGTCAGTGGGATTGATGTTACAACAGTGAGAAAATTCTTTACAATTTGACAGCTTTCATTGCATCTAACAAAAACACACTTACCTGCCTTTGACATAGCACACTAAGATAATTCTATGTACCTATGTCTGAAACCTTTACCGTCTGCCCTGCAGATAGCACAGGCATTTAGGCCAGCAGTGAAGGGCCTAGGAATGTGGGGATCTGTGAAGGCTCTGGCTAGAGGATATGATTACTTAATGGGGCTCGTGATCTTTGCACCCATTGCTGTTCTTGCTTGGTTCCCTTTTGTCTCCGAGTTCCAGACAAGGTTGCTCTTCAACCAGGCCTTCAGCAGAGGGCTTCAGATTCAACGTATTCTTGCTGGTGGGAAGAAGCACAAGTGAGATTAGTCATCATCACACAACAAACATTCTGTATCTTTTTGTCAAAGCAGAAGTTGACTCCCACACCTTTGTTCAAGATGCCATATCAAGCCTTCTGCTCCCTGGTCTGGGATACCTTGTAGCtagaatataaaatttcttaGCATATTTTAGTTTCAGAACACTACAGCACAAGATATATACTCCTTTGTTATAATTGCTCATGTAACCAGCTTGGCCGCAACTCTATTTCTTTTGGGTTAGATCCAACATTTGAGACAAAAAGAAATCAAATgcgagaaatttttttttttaaaaaaagcacgGTTGGAACAAATTGTATATGATCATGACACAATTAGTTGAAAGAAAAATGTGCCGTACTTTTTTTGCACTTTTTTTGGCTCCCACGAGCTTATAACAAGGAGGTGAGACGACTCTCCTTGCTACCTACCAGAATGGGGAAGAAACTTGTGCCAATAATACAAAGAGAGCATGATTTAAGTTGTATTGTTCTACCTATAGGATTAAACAGAAAGCACAAAGGAAATTAAGGTAAGAAAAGGAAGAAGCAGATTTCCATTTCATTGCCCAACTGGCTGATCAGGTCCATAACATGATCAGTGTAAAATATTAGCAGGATTTTATAAAATGGTTTCAACGAGGAAACATGGAACGTAGGGTGGAGCAGAAATTCAGGGGGTAAAGAAGCTACATATCCAACATTTTGTATAATCTCTTATGGATCATAATGTTTAGAGAACAGTTCAGAAAAATATGGAGTAGACAAGGTAAGCTGCCTACGTTGTTGGGTTTAAGGTAGAGTCCGATGGAGTTTGAGAGTATTGAATGAGATctttattaactgactgaatagttttTACAATTTACAATTGAGGTACATAAGAAATAGCAGGATCTTCTAACAAATGAGCAGAACAACGGACGAGATTGTTACGACCATTGTCCAAGATATTCATTGTAGAGGAGTGATGAGATCACGTCTCAATAGATGGCTATAAACTTGAactgctattttttttttttttttgagctcTATGTTTATACTTCTTAACTCTAGCTAATTATGCCTGCATAGTTGCAGTACAGGCTTTGACTAATGAGCCCATAGTCTAACATCCTCCCTCAAATTGGTGCGGAGTATCACAAAGCGACAAGATGGAGAGAAGGAACTGGGATCGCAGATGTTTCATAGCTTTAGTGAAAACATTTGCCAGTTGATTGAGGAAGACGCGTGGAACTGGTATTGCAGATGTGTCATAGCTTTAGTGAAAACATTTGCCAGTCGATCGAGGAAGACGCGTGGCTAGTAGTGAGTCTTATTGGCAATAAAGTCTCAGATGTAGTGGCAGTCTACATCACCAAGTGTCGTGTTCTGATGAACAGAGTTGTTGGGGGATCTAATAGCACTGGTGTTATCTGCATGCAGTACTGATGGACCAGTGAACATAACCCCTAAGTCAGATAGAATCCTACGAAGCCATACGCTCTGGGAGATAGAAGCTGACATCGAGCGATATTCCGCCTCAGTACTAGAGCTGGACGTCCGAGTCTGCTTTTTACACTTTCAATAGACCAATCAACAGTGGAGGATCCAGTATTTAAAGatagtgggtgcttaaaaaaattaaaaactgaaaaaaagtaaaaaatcacaCAATGAGGTTTAAATCCGGAGCCTCTTCTTTCCAATGAAGAACCTTAATATCAATGTTaatgcacccaaccaactttttgttatagtgggtgcttttatatgttttatacctattttcctatattttttatgtaattatacctatttcgCGTCGAGTTTAGTGAGTGCCGGAACACCCCAAAATTCTACATAGGTTCGCCCCTGCCAATCAGGAGACAAGAAACATACAGTAttattgaaaattgatttagttaGTGCAGTAAATTTTAGTTAATAAGTTGTTTAGAATAAgattagtttaaattttaaattttaaattactttattttagttattaagaTAATTTAGATTGTTTTAAATTAtgcaattttttatgttttgttggttATTTAAAGCCACTTAATgcttaataaaattattgaatgctaaaaaaaaaaaaagatggggcAGTAGAAAAAAGGTTAAAATGACTTTCTTTGgattgaaatgactttcaagaTTTAATAAGCTTTCAATAATTTTCATAAGCTTAGGAGAGCTTTAAATAACCAAATTACAATAGCAAACTGCAtgatttaaaatccaaaaaaacCTAAACTATCTCAACAACTAAAACAAactaatctaaaatttaaaattcaaactaatcTTAATTCTAAGCAACTTATTAGCTAAAATTTACTGCAGtaactaaatcaattttcaacactcctcctttgGTTTAGTTACTTGAATTTAAAAAACTGCTCCTCTTCAATTTTTGCTCTGGCAGtgcatgctaaattttttaatttttttgaacttgcactttttctttttgatattgatctttctcttctttcttttgattCTTTACTGGAAAAACACTATCAACAATCTTGTCTTGTTTGAAACTACTTTCATAGGCTTTGCAAACTGTTGTAAGATTTTTTCATCCCTCAAAACATCACATAAAAGATAagtttcaagatatgatttcttCATTGaccaaatttgattatttttgtttgtgaaaatttTTGGGACATTCAAAGAGAGACTGCTGCTTGACATCTTTTTGGCTTAAAATAGCCCTATACTTTGAAAATAAGCACGGGTTGAAAAAGATAACCCTGATGGATTAAAATGAAACCCTTACGGGTTAAAAAGATAGCCCTTGCGAATTAAAAATGATATGGTAGCACTTTGAAAGAACACACAGATCCCGTAAGATCAATGAGGTTCTTGATAccaatgttattttttttaaaaaaaagacggAGAAGTGAAAAAGGGGGTTAAAATGACTTTCTTTGAATTTTAGATTAGTTTGTTTTAGTTGTTGAGATAGTTTaggtttttttgaattttaaatcatgcaatt
Proteins encoded:
- the LOC107850906 gene encoding callose synthase 5 produces the protein MTNPARPADQGMDVGGVGPSSLTRRPSRSAATTTFSMEVFDNEVVPSSLQSIAPILRVAREIQNERPRVAYLCRFYAFEKAHRLDPTSSGRGVRQFKTNLFQRLERDNASSLASRVKKTDAREIESFYKQYYEQYVVSLNKGEQADRAQLGKAYQTAGVLFEVLCAVNKSEKVEEVAPEIIAAANDVQAKKEIYAPYNILPLDSAGASQSIMQLEEVKAAVSALSNTRGLNWPASFEQQRQKTGDLDVLDWLRAMFGFQRDNVRNQRENLSLLLANIHIRLIPKAEPLSKLDDRAVDALMSKLFKNYKTWCKYLGKKHSLRLPQAQQEAQQRKILYMGLYLLIWGEAANVRFMPECLCYIFHNMAYELHGLLAGNVSIVTGENIKPSYGGDDESFLRKVITPIYRVIDKEAKKSKNGKAPYSNWCNYDDLNEYFWSQDCFSLGWPMRDDGDFFKSTRDTTQGKGAANRKLGKMGKSYFVETRSFWHIFRSYDRLWTFFLLSLQALVIFAWSDIPVSDIFKKDSLYNLSSIFITAALLRFLQSILDITLNFPGYHRWKFTDVLRNVLKIILSLAWCIILPLIYLQQSNSELFTEIKRSLTFLDKMKGIPPLYLMAVAVNLLPNLLTAALFIFPMLRRWIENSDWLVVRFLLWWSQPRIYVGRGMHESQFALIKYTLFWVILLCAKFAFSYFIQIKPLIKPTKIILNITHVQYAWHEFFPGVTSNYGAVLVLWTPVIIVYFMDAQIWYAIFSTLCGGVIGAFDRLGEIRTLGMLRSRFQSLPGAFNTYLVPNEKAEKKKFSLSKSFTEVSPSKRSEAAKFAQLWNEFICSFREEDLLSDREMDLLLVPYSSDPSLKVIQWPPFLLASKIPIALDMALQFRSKDADLWKRICADEYMKCAVIECYESFKLVLNALVVGETEKRMIGIILKEVENSISKNTFLANFRTGPLQNLCKKFVDMLEILRDGDPSKRNTIVIALQDMLEIVTRDMMVNENGELVELGHNGRDSGKQLFANTDSRTAIAFPPPITAQWEEQIRRLYLLLTVKESAVEVPTNLEARRRISFFTNSLFMEMPRAPRVRKMLSFSVMTPYYSEETVYSKGDLEMENEDGVSIIYYLQKIYPDEWNNFMERIGCKKEQEVSENEENILQLRHWASLRGQTLCRTVRGMMYYRRALKLQAFLDMASEGAILEGYKAVTVPSEEDKKSQRSLYAQLEAVADMKFTYVATCQNYGIQKRNGDRHATDILNLMVNNPSLRVAYIDEVEERESGKTQKVYYSVLVKAVDNLDQEIYRIKLPGAAKIGEGKPENQNHAIIFSRGEALQTIDMNQDNYLEEALKMRNLLEEFNEDHGVRPPTILGVREHIFTGSVSSLAWFMSNQETSFVTIGQRVLARPLRVRFHYGHPDVFDRIFHITRGGISKASRGINLSEDIFAGFNSTLRRGNITHHEYIQVGKGRDVGLNQISLFEAKVACGNGEQTLSRDLYRLGHRFDFFRMLSCYFTTTGFYISSMLVVLTVYAFLYGKIYLALSGMEQSVVKVARAKGDDALKAAMASQSVVQLGLLMALPMVMEIGLERGFRTAASDLIIMNLQLAAVFFTFSLGTKLHYFGRTILHGGAKYRATGRGFVVKHEKFGENYRMYSRSHFTKALEIMVLLIAYQIFGVAVNGSMAFLLLSGSMWFLVVSWLFAPFLFNPSGFEWQKIVDDWEDWAKWISNHGGIGVPATKSWESWWKEEQEHLQNSGLIGRFCEFLLSLRFLFLQYGIVYQLNVSRADKSIIVYGLSWLVIVFVMVVLKIVSLGRKRFSADFQLMFRLLKLFLFIGFVVTLVILFRFLNLTVGDIFASLLAFLPTGWALLSIAQAFRPAVKGLGMWGSVKALARGYDYLMGLVIFAPIAVLAWFPFVSEFQTRLLFNQAFSRGLQIQRILAGGKKHK